One Chryseobacterium indoltheticum DNA segment encodes these proteins:
- a CDS encoding peroxiredoxin family protein, which translates to MKKLFVLSGMLLAFSMNAQFSVNIQSQPDFNEQEAVLYTLNGSKDIIFTKEKSKGNVWTFKYPTNYSGMMKVYFPNTNNSVSFISENKNINIKLETKANKIQNVIYQDESNELMNAIQESSQKKEIILPALVQIKEYYKDNTEFGKALISEMGRLSGTGSIDQEKHPFVYYYNTNYNKFLSNNPAKKVTKEEIVNFIDKSNDMLESSSLLRPILVSYLNVGGNTNVNTSVDTLINTLNVETPRGQTVLSELIDIFDVYDMTEFKTKYLTVAKNLKCTITDRLASTLKSNAATDIGAVFPAYKFHSAVNTNAKSIADVKADKKVIVFWSSTCSHCENELPQLLTKYKDLQAKNIQIIGLSLDTDKNAYTTKIAAFPWINDSELRGWNSSFAEIYNIHATPTYFILDANNKIISKPNHVGDVLQYFNVK; encoded by the coding sequence ATGAAAAAGTTATTTGTATTGTCTGGAATGCTGTTGGCATTTTCAATGAACGCACAGTTTTCTGTAAATATCCAGTCGCAGCCGGATTTTAATGAGCAAGAAGCTGTTTTGTATACATTGAATGGTTCCAAAGATATTATTTTTACCAAAGAAAAAAGTAAAGGTAATGTATGGACATTTAAGTATCCCACTAATTATTCAGGGATGATGAAAGTGTATTTTCCCAATACCAACAATTCTGTAAGTTTTATTTCTGAAAATAAAAATATCAATATCAAACTTGAAACGAAGGCCAATAAAATTCAGAATGTCATCTATCAGGATGAATCAAATGAGTTGATGAATGCTATTCAGGAGTCTTCTCAGAAAAAAGAAATAATTCTTCCTGCATTGGTTCAAATTAAAGAATATTATAAAGACAATACAGAATTTGGGAAGGCATTAATCAGTGAAATGGGAAGGCTCTCAGGCACTGGCAGTATCGACCAGGAAAAACACCCGTTTGTTTATTATTATAATACCAATTATAATAAATTTCTTTCTAATAATCCTGCAAAGAAAGTTACCAAAGAAGAAATTGTAAATTTTATCGATAAATCAAACGATATGTTAGAGAGCTCGTCTCTTCTACGTCCTATCCTCGTGTCGTATCTTAATGTAGGTGGAAATACTAATGTTAATACCTCTGTGGATACTTTAATTAATACATTGAATGTTGAAACACCTAGAGGCCAGACTGTGCTTTCAGAGTTAATTGATATTTTCGACGTGTATGATATGACTGAATTTAAAACTAAATATCTTACAGTAGCCAAGAATTTAAAATGTACCATTACCGATCGTTTAGCTTCTACCTTAAAGTCTAATGCTGCTACAGATATTGGTGCAGTTTTCCCGGCCTATAAATTTCATTCTGCGGTAAATACCAATGCAAAATCAATTGCTGATGTAAAAGCTGATAAGAAAGTAATCGTTTTTTGGTCTTCGACCTGTTCGCATTGTGAAAATGAGCTACCACAACTTTTAACCAAATACAAAGATCTGCAGGCAAAAAATATTCAGATCATCGGTTTGTCTTTAGATACTGATAAAAATGCGTATACCACAAAAATTGCTGCATTCCCTTGGATCAATGATTCAGAATTGAGAGGGTGGAACAGTTCTTTTGCCGAAATTTATAATATTCACGCAACACCAACGTATTTTATTTTAGATGCTAACAATAAGATTATCAGCAAGCCCAATCATGTAGGTGATGTTTTGCAATATTTTAATGTAAAATAA
- a CDS encoding HIT family protein, with protein MSSIFTKIINGEIPAYKIAEDDNFVAFLDAMPLVKGHTLVVPKKEVDLIFDLETEEYKNLWAFAQEVAKKVKSAIPCVRVGVAVVGLEVPHAHIHLIPLNKVEEMNFRNERLKLSAEEYSEIQNLIINS; from the coding sequence ATGAGCTCAATTTTCACGAAAATCATCAACGGAGAAATTCCTGCATATAAAATTGCAGAAGACGATAATTTTGTGGCATTTCTAGATGCAATGCCTTTGGTAAAAGGTCATACACTGGTTGTTCCAAAAAAAGAAGTAGATCTTATTTTTGATTTGGAGACTGAAGAATACAAAAATCTTTGGGCTTTTGCTCAGGAAGTTGCTAAAAAAGTAAAAAGTGCAATTCCGTGTGTAAGAGTGGGAGTTGCTGTAGTGGGACTCGAAGTTCCCCATGCCCACATTCATCTGATTCCGTTAAATAAAGTGGAAGAGATGAATTTTCGAAACGAAAGATTAAAACTTTCAGCGGAAGAATATTCCGAAATACAAAATTTAATTATTAATTCTTAA
- a CDS encoding winged helix-turn-helix domain-containing protein, protein MINISQLNKEFESRVRLGIMSVLMVNDWVDFSEMKNLLEITDGNMASHSNALEKANYIEVKKEFVGKKPKTSYRVTQSGRTAFTEHLDALEKLIGR, encoded by the coding sequence ATGATTAACATCAGTCAACTCAACAAAGAATTCGAAAGCCGTGTAAGATTGGGCATTATGTCCGTTCTTATGGTCAACGACTGGGTTGATTTTTCTGAAATGAAAAACCTTCTTGAAATCACAGATGGAAATATGGCAAGTCACAGCAATGCTTTAGAAAAAGCTAATTATATTGAGGTGAAAAAAGAATTTGTAGGCAAAAAGCCCAAGACTTCATACCGTGTAACACAGTCAGGAAGAACTGCGTTTACCGAACATTTAGATGCATTAGAAAAATTAATAGGAAGATAA
- the greA gene encoding transcription elongation factor GreA — protein sequence MASYVTKEGLDKMKAELEQLEKIERPKITQQIAEARDKGDLSENAEYDAAKEAQGMLEMRISKLKDIVTTSKVIDETQLDTSKVSILTTVKLLNNDTKKEQVFTLVPDNESDLKSGKISVNTPIAKGLLGKVVGETAEIVLPNGNKLSFEVLEITL from the coding sequence ATGGCGAGCTATGTAACTAAGGAAGGATTAGATAAAATGAAAGCCGAGCTTGAGCAATTGGAGAAAATTGAAAGACCAAAAATTACTCAACAGATTGCAGAAGCAAGAGATAAAGGTGATTTGTCTGAAAATGCAGAATATGATGCAGCCAAAGAAGCACAAGGAATGTTGGAAATGAGAATTTCTAAACTTAAAGATATTGTTACCACATCTAAAGTAATCGACGAAACTCAGCTTGATACTTCAAAAGTTTCTATCCTTACAACAGTAAAACTTTTGAATAATGATACCAAAAAAGAACAGGTCTTCACATTGGTTCCTGATAACGAAAGCGACTTGAAGTCAGGTAAAATTTCAGTAAATACACCTATTGCAAAAGGTCTGTTGGGGAAAGTAGTTGGGGAAACTGCAGAAATCGTTCTTCCAAATGGTAATAAATTATCTTTTGAAGTTTTAGAAATAACACTTTAA
- the dtd gene encoding D-aminoacyl-tRNA deacylase, giving the protein MKVVIQRVSEASVKVDGIVVGEINKGFMLLIGIDENDEKTDADWLVQKILNLRVFSDENDKLNLSVKDINGEILCISQFTLIADYKKGNRPSFIKAAKPDKAIPLFEYFKEELSKSYLRIESGIFGADMKVSLINDGPVTIVMDSFTKQ; this is encoded by the coding sequence ATGAAGGTAGTAATACAAAGAGTTTCTGAAGCTTCGGTAAAAGTTGATGGAATTGTGGTGGGTGAAATAAATAAAGGCTTTATGCTCTTGATCGGGATTGACGAAAACGATGAAAAAACAGATGCAGACTGGCTTGTACAAAAAATTTTGAACCTCAGAGTTTTTAGTGATGAAAATGACAAACTTAATTTGTCTGTTAAAGATATTAACGGAGAGATTTTGTGCATCAGTCAATTTACCTTAATTGCTGATTACAAAAAAGGCAACAGGCCATCTTTTATAAAAGCAGCAAAACCTGACAAAGCAATTCCGCTTTTTGAATACTTCAAGGAAGAGCTTTCAAAATCTTATTTACGAATAGAGAGTGGCATTTTCGGAGCAGACATGAAGGTTTCGTTAATAAATGACGGCCCAGTCACCATTGTAATGGACTCTTTTACAAAACAATAA
- a CDS encoding Coq4 family protein, whose translation MKKLRVQFLLFVYDKTQKLYRTYFKKKKRQWQFNEKQLLEFHKDSLGRKLGEFYKKHGFTMIPKMENHDVHHLLTGCGTNFEDEIAMQFLLLGNGKLNAHLLAAVVLGSIILPEYYKMYRNAYQKGKNMRAFHHIDFESLLWQNFENIQDFFRQKETPVYY comes from the coding sequence ATGAAAAAATTACGCGTTCAATTCCTTCTTTTTGTTTACGACAAAACACAAAAACTCTACAGAACATATTTCAAAAAGAAAAAAAGACAATGGCAGTTTAATGAAAAACAATTGCTGGAGTTTCACAAAGATTCTTTAGGCCGAAAATTGGGTGAGTTTTATAAAAAGCACGGTTTTACAATGATTCCTAAAATGGAAAACCACGATGTACATCATTTATTAACAGGTTGCGGAACCAACTTCGAAGATGAAATTGCGATGCAGTTCCTTCTTCTCGGAAACGGAAAACTCAATGCCCATCTTTTGGCAGCGGTGGTTTTAGGAAGTATTATTCTTCCGGAATACTATAAAATGTATCGCAATGCCTATCAAAAAGGAAAAAATATGAGAGCATTTCACCACATCGATTTCGAATCTTTATTATGGCAAAATTTTGAAAATATTCAGGATTTTTTCAGACAAAAAGAAACTCCGGTCTACTATTAA
- the clpX gene encoding ATP-dependent Clp protease ATP-binding subunit ClpX has translation MNPNQCSFCGKKRNEVQMLISGQNGFICENCIEQAHSIVKDTVSPAGFSPAESIDELKKPKQIKEFLNQYVIGQDQAKKQLAIAVYNHYKRLLHAKDENREVELEKSNIIMIGETGTGKTLLAKTIAKELNVPFCIVDATILTEAGYVGEDVESILSRLLMVADYDVEKAEKGIVFIDEIDKIARKSDNPSLTRDVSGEGVQQGLLKLLEGSIVNVPPQGGRKHPDQKYIQVNTQNILFIAGGAFDGIKEIIERRMNKQAIGFSAEKINNVGEDEYVLKNINAIDLRSFGLIPELLGRFPIITYLEKLTKETMIRIMKEPKNSIINQFVELFKMDGTKLVFTDEAVEIIVDETMEKGLGARGLRGTTEKVLEDYMFTVGEQDEIVLSKDNILINK, from the coding sequence ATGAATCCAAACCAATGTTCTTTCTGTGGTAAGAAGAGAAATGAAGTACAAATGCTGATTTCGGGACAGAATGGCTTTATTTGCGAAAACTGTATAGAGCAGGCACATTCGATTGTAAAAGATACGGTTTCGCCAGCGGGGTTTTCACCGGCTGAGTCTATTGACGAACTAAAAAAACCAAAACAAATAAAAGAGTTTCTAAACCAATACGTTATCGGGCAAGATCAGGCTAAAAAACAACTGGCAATTGCGGTGTACAATCATTATAAAAGATTGCTTCATGCGAAAGATGAAAACAGGGAAGTAGAGCTTGAGAAATCAAATATCATCATGATTGGTGAAACGGGAACAGGAAAAACGCTTTTGGCTAAAACCATTGCCAAAGAGCTTAATGTTCCTTTCTGTATTGTTGATGCGACGATTTTAACGGAAGCAGGATATGTAGGTGAAGACGTTGAAAGTATTCTTTCGAGGCTTTTGATGGTTGCAGATTATGATGTAGAAAAAGCAGAAAAAGGAATTGTCTTCATTGATGAGATCGATAAAATTGCAAGAAAATCTGATAATCCGAGTCTTACGAGAGATGTCTCTGGTGAAGGTGTGCAACAAGGTTTGTTGAAGCTTTTGGAAGGAAGTATCGTGAATGTTCCGCCGCAGGGAGGTAGAAAACATCCTGATCAAAAATATATTCAGGTAAATACTCAGAATATATTATTTATTGCCGGAGGCGCCTTTGATGGTATTAAAGAAATCATCGAAAGAAGAATGAATAAGCAGGCGATTGGTTTCAGTGCAGAAAAGATCAATAATGTAGGAGAAGACGAATATGTTTTAAAAAATATTAATGCCATCGATCTTCGCTCATTTGGATTAATTCCTGAGCTTTTGGGAAGATTTCCAATTATTACCTATCTCGAAAAACTGACCAAAGAGACGATGATAAGAATCATGAAAGAGCCAAAGAATTCTATTATCAATCAGTTTGTAGAACTTTTTAAAATGGACGGTACAAAACTGGTGTTCACAGATGAAGCTGTAGAAATTATTGTCGATGAAACGATGGAAAAAGGTTTGGGAGCCAGAGGATTACGTGGAACTACGGAGAAGGTTTTGGAAGATTATATGTTTACGGTAGGGGAGCAAGACGAAATTGTACTTTCTAAAGATAATATTTTGATTAATAAGTGA
- a CDS encoding four helix bundle protein: MGNIISFRDLIVWQKSHEFVLETYRISSAFPKEETYALTSQLRRAAVSIPANIAEGFTKKTLPNKLNYISHSEGSLQEVKYYLILARDLNYINDITFENAINSCGEIGKLLNGYIKTIRNYHQNK, encoded by the coding sequence ATGGGAAATATTATTTCGTTTAGGGATTTGATTGTTTGGCAAAAGTCGCATGAATTTGTTTTGGAGACTTATAGAATAAGTTCAGCATTTCCAAAAGAGGAAACTTATGCTTTGACAAGCCAATTAAGACGAGCGGCTGTTTCAATTCCAGCTAATATTGCAGAAGGATTTACTAAGAAAACCCTACCAAATAAATTGAATTATATTTCTCATTCTGAAGGTTCATTACAAGAGGTAAAGTATTATTTAATTTTAGCAAGAGACCTTAATTATATAAATGATATAACCTTTGAAAACGCTATTAATTCGTGTGGAGAAATTGGAAAATTATTGAATGGATACATCAAAACTATAAGAAATTATCACCAAAATAAATAA
- a CDS encoding cation:proton antiporter gives MSIYLVLTLLISLSALFAYINQKFIKLPFVIGLFFLSTILSIAIISSHFLFGFDVSAVEIFFENARIDKIIIDILLGFLLFAGALHTDWEDIKGQIRPIANYAILGVLLSTILIAGATYYISGFLGIEINFIYCLLFGALISPTDPIAVLGILKKAGVPKKTESIIVGESLFNDGIGVVVFIALLDTLKTGEFSFSHFGVLFLQEAIGGIIWGVILGYILYLFLKSIDHYETEILLTLAFVMSGYYFANYFHISGALSMVVMGLIVGNFRTSVAMSDITQEYVHKFWELVDVILNAVLFIIIAFVLVVIDFEESYIYLGLISVAVVLFIRTLVVFLPLKILPKRIGIGKNDAKIIAWGGLRGGLSLALVLSLPESPSKEVLLIATYFVVLFSILIQGLTIDKVAKALSKKK, from the coding sequence ATGAGCATATATTTAGTACTGACTTTACTCATAAGTCTATCAGCTTTGTTCGCTTACATCAATCAGAAGTTTATAAAATTGCCTTTCGTTATTGGGTTGTTCTTTTTATCAACCATATTATCGATCGCTATTATTTCTTCGCACTTTCTCTTCGGGTTTGATGTGAGTGCTGTCGAAATTTTTTTTGAAAATGCAAGGATTGATAAAATTATAATTGATATTCTACTCGGTTTTCTTCTCTTTGCCGGCGCTTTGCATACCGATTGGGAAGATATAAAAGGTCAGATAAGGCCGATTGCCAACTACGCAATTTTGGGAGTTTTGTTGTCTACAATTCTTATTGCTGGTGCTACTTATTATATATCAGGTTTTTTAGGAATCGAAATAAACTTTATTTACTGTCTGCTTTTTGGGGCTCTGATTTCGCCTACAGATCCTATTGCAGTTTTGGGTATTCTGAAAAAAGCAGGAGTTCCCAAAAAAACAGAATCTATCATTGTTGGAGAAAGCTTATTTAATGACGGAATCGGAGTTGTTGTTTTTATCGCACTTTTAGATACTTTGAAAACAGGAGAATTCAGCTTTTCACATTTCGGCGTTTTGTTTCTTCAGGAGGCGATCGGAGGCATTATCTGGGGTGTAATTTTAGGATATATTTTGTATCTTTTTTTAAAATCTATCGATCATTATGAAACCGAAATATTACTTACGCTCGCATTTGTGATGAGCGGATATTATTTTGCCAATTATTTCCATATTTCAGGTGCTCTTTCTATGGTTGTGATGGGACTTATTGTAGGGAATTTCCGTACTTCTGTTGCGATGAGCGATATTACACAGGAGTACGTCCACAAGTTTTGGGAATTGGTAGACGTTATCTTAAATGCTGTTTTATTTATCATAATTGCTTTCGTGCTTGTTGTGATAGATTTTGAAGAAAGCTATATTTATTTAGGGTTAATTTCCGTGGCTGTTGTGCTTTTTATAAGAACTTTAGTCGTTTTTTTACCGTTAAAAATTCTTCCCAAAAGAATTGGTATTGGTAAAAATGATGCAAAAATTATTGCCTGGGGCGGATTAAGAGGCGGGCTCTCGCTTGCGTTAGTATTATCATTGCCAGAAAGCCCATCTAAAGAAGTTCTTCTTATTGCTACTTACTTTGTTGTTTTGTTTAGTATTTTGATTCAGGGATTGACAATTGATAAAGTTGCGAAAGCATTGAGCAAAAAAAAATAA
- a CDS encoding metallophosphoesterase, with amino-acid sequence MTRKKFLKRLLQLSAVGALPFLYSWQIEPFWVEFVERKLPIKNLPEELEGKILMQISDLHVGDRFDWNFLIESFQKAKEFNPDFVVYSGDYVNHGTEEDHKNLEKVMAKAVYGKLGTFGILGNHDYGKNWKDLGSSAEIHRILQNNGVTMLKNEQTESHGLNIIGFDDLWSPNFDPMKVMKDYIPEKANLVLCHNPDVCDKDVWNGYKGWILSGHTHGGQCRIPGVITPILPVENKKYVSGEIDLGDGRMLYINRALGHSFQVRFMVRPEITVFTLIQA; translated from the coding sequence ATGACTAGGAAAAAATTTCTAAAAAGACTTTTACAGCTTTCGGCAGTCGGTGCTTTGCCTTTTCTTTATTCTTGGCAAATTGAGCCTTTTTGGGTAGAATTTGTAGAACGAAAACTTCCAATAAAAAATTTACCTGAAGAATTGGAAGGAAAAATTCTCATGCAGATTTCCGATTTACATGTAGGAGACAGATTCGACTGGAATTTTTTAATTGAATCTTTCCAGAAAGCAAAAGAATTTAATCCGGATTTTGTGGTGTACTCTGGTGATTACGTAAATCATGGAACAGAAGAAGATCATAAAAATTTAGAAAAAGTAATGGCAAAAGCAGTTTACGGAAAGTTGGGCACTTTCGGAATTCTCGGAAATCACGACTACGGAAAAAACTGGAAAGATTTGGGTTCTTCAGCAGAGATTCATCGAATTCTCCAAAACAATGGCGTCACAATGCTTAAAAATGAGCAAACAGAATCTCACGGATTGAATATTATAGGTTTTGATGATTTGTGGTCTCCCAATTTTGATCCCATGAAGGTGATGAAAGATTACATTCCCGAAAAAGCCAATCTTGTACTTTGCCACAATCCCGATGTTTGCGACAAAGATGTCTGGAACGGTTATAAAGGCTGGATTTTGAGTGGACATACTCACGGCGGACAATGCCGAATTCCCGGAGTCATTACGCCAATTCTTCCGGTAGAAAATAAGAAATATGTTTCTGGTGAAATTGATTTAGGAGACGGAAGAATGTTGTATATCAACCGTGCGTTAGGCCATTCTTTTCAAGTGCGTTTCATGGTGCGTCCAGAAATAACGGTATTTACTTTAATTCAAGCTTAA
- a CDS encoding DUF4153 domain-containing protein produces the protein MKTHHYIFLSTIAFIVLFYNENVGLNLGILGVLYSVLTLIKTPDRNRSKTFFLLFATSILSSIAFAWFGDFSSFLVLVVSLLLLSFRSKNKRLKILLLIPVFIVNGFTFICRIFSFDDWLPKRNMSGVWQKALAFVGIPLILISVFFGVYSMGSDHFAGFFTDFQLNINVWQLFCISVLGFFIAFNYWNYYVEKMIYKQNHILSNDFRNQHKIQKPTYSFLDLNTERMSGVISFISLNILLLFFIITFNYEQFYEIIKTPSQLSDETHERVGAVIVSIVMAILVILFYFKSNFNFDPKAGLLKNLVKIWIVLNAVLVISAMLKNTEYIVNLGFTYKRLGVYAFLTLSLIGLTLTFVKIQKQKTNAFLFNSMSWCFYGMVLVCSFINWGGIITSQNMKRPDFVVDYHVNSINFNEKYLLKYAEEKKDIDLKKQVLEKSRLGISPTFLSKVFYYETIQK, from the coding sequence ATGAAAACACATCACTATATATTTCTTAGCACCATCGCATTTATCGTTTTATTTTATAACGAAAATGTAGGTCTGAATCTTGGTATTTTAGGCGTTCTATACTCAGTGTTAACGCTTATTAAAACCCCGGATAGAAACCGCAGCAAAACGTTTTTTCTACTTTTTGCAACAAGTATTCTGTCGAGTATAGCTTTTGCTTGGTTCGGCGATTTTAGCTCGTTTCTGGTATTGGTAGTTTCACTTTTGCTGCTTTCTTTCAGATCAAAAAACAAACGTCTGAAAATCCTGTTGCTGATTCCTGTTTTTATAGTCAATGGCTTCACATTTATATGCCGAATTTTCAGTTTTGACGATTGGCTTCCGAAAAGAAATATGTCTGGAGTCTGGCAAAAAGCGTTGGCATTTGTAGGAATTCCTCTTATTTTAATTTCAGTTTTTTTTGGAGTCTATTCCATGGGAAGTGATCATTTTGCAGGCTTTTTTACCGATTTTCAGTTGAATATTAATGTTTGGCAATTGTTCTGTATTTCTGTCTTAGGATTTTTTATCGCCTTTAATTATTGGAATTATTATGTAGAAAAAATGATCTACAAGCAAAATCATATTTTGAGTAATGATTTTCGGAATCAGCACAAAATTCAAAAACCAACCTATTCTTTTTTAGATCTGAATACTGAAAGAATGAGCGGTGTGATTTCTTTCATTTCATTAAATATTTTGTTGCTGTTTTTTATCATAACGTTTAACTATGAGCAGTTTTACGAAATCATAAAAACACCGAGTCAACTTTCTGACGAAACGCACGAAAGAGTAGGCGCAGTAATCGTGTCGATTGTAATGGCGATTTTGGTGATTCTGTTTTACTTTAAGTCAAATTTTAATTTTGATCCGAAAGCTGGTTTGCTGAAAAACTTAGTAAAAATATGGATTGTTCTGAATGCTGTTTTGGTCATTTCAGCAATGTTGAAAAACACCGAATATATTGTTAATTTAGGCTTTACTTACAAGCGTCTTGGCGTTTATGCTTTCCTGACATTATCTTTGATAGGATTGACATTGACTTTTGTGAAAATTCAGAAGCAAAAAACAAACGCATTTCTTTTCAACTCGATGAGCTGGTGTTTTTATGGAATGGTTTTAGTATGCAGTTTTATCAATTGGGGCGGAATCATCACTTCTCAAAATATGAAACGTCCGGATTTTGTGGTCGATTATCATGTAAACTCGATTAATTTTAATGAAAAATATCTATTAAAATACGCCGAAGAGAAAAAGGATATTGACCTTAAAAAACAAGTTTTAGAAAAAAGTAGGTTAGGAATTTCGCCCACATTTTTATCTAAAGTTTTTTATTATGAAACCATTCAAAAATAA
- a CDS encoding T9SS type A sorting domain-containing protein, whose protein sequence is MKKNLLTIGILATGLSVQAQTVLLHVDDTAKMYVSNGTLVYNGGGLQTRGSGNIDLHGNMMVVGSGSDVVKTINPDASNKFDGSNIIIRINDTASPVTSPYGQLYIKGIAQGNITGVVDKEYAATKHGAYQQIGIPFIGKTFSSLSTELAGNFNNLRWQGREILKWSNANRRFDGSIIPNSPITSLNTPGITIDVASATTAADRTAYFTLGASALNPATLHTVKGVPYADGITGGNTMSLTPSSIPATFGAGGNNRNIYQEKYNTYIYDPFDNATPWNVTTSSFGQFFYQFSNPYLTNIDLSMIGFTEAGSVNDNNAFNNIWGIVVDPQSVTFNNTTGGTTSYAGPQMVTFDPGTHKPMGSLTAALVVKPLGTFKVKLRDATPQQMDFDNLRRFSSAPRVEGTSYSVTAAKNTNTGNIKQLGVLALDANGNQIGETYYVVAPHFTTGNIPDAHVNSVQAMTTTSAIIQTFEETANGSIDPNYSSAYRLYINEANESNYLGKRIDLSVFGQNVASLKFEIRDNVNLVPAATHLLSGGTGFYYTVANGQAVQISQGDVIPVTNSSYGLYYGAPQNVTLDTNEAKPLSRTVVVYNPNIKNYIVRFDPAWKSASVEVFDASGKLVISEKSVKADADYVIRLDSTLKTVYVVKVVGNDGNIVNTKILIK, encoded by the coding sequence ATGAAAAAAAATTTATTAACAATCGGGATTTTAGCAACCGGTTTATCTGTTCAGGCGCAGACGGTTCTACTTCACGTAGATGACACAGCTAAAATGTATGTAAGTAACGGAACCCTCGTTTATAACGGTGGAGGTCTTCAAACCAGAGGCTCCGGCAATATTGATTTGCACGGAAACATGATGGTAGTAGGCAGCGGTTCTGATGTGGTGAAAACCATTAATCCAGATGCATCAAATAAGTTTGATGGATCTAATATAATTATAAGAATTAACGATACTGCTTCGCCAGTTACTTCTCCTTATGGTCAGCTGTACATTAAAGGTATTGCCCAAGGTAATATTACAGGTGTAGTTGATAAGGAGTACGCTGCTACAAAACACGGTGCTTATCAGCAAATTGGTATTCCTTTTATTGGGAAAACCTTCTCGAGCCTTAGTACTGAGTTGGCTGGGAATTTTAATAATTTAAGATGGCAGGGCAGAGAAATTCTTAAGTGGAGCAATGCCAATCGTAGGTTTGATGGCTCTATTATTCCGAATTCACCAATTACAAGTCTTAATACTCCAGGTATTACGATAGATGTTGCTTCGGCTACAACTGCGGCGGACAGAACTGCTTATTTTACATTGGGAGCTTCAGCCTTGAATCCTGCTACATTACATACGGTAAAAGGAGTGCCTTATGCAGATGGGATAACTGGTGGTAATACAATGTCTCTAACTCCATCATCTATTCCGGCAACATTTGGAGCGGGTGGTAATAATAGAAATATTTACCAGGAAAAGTACAATACGTATATTTATGATCCTTTTGATAATGCTACTCCGTGGAACGTAACAACAAGTAGTTTTGGTCAATTCTTTTATCAGTTTTCAAATCCATATTTAACTAACATTGATTTATCTATGATTGGTTTTACTGAGGCTGGATCTGTTAATGACAATAATGCATTTAATAATATTTGGGGTATCGTTGTTGATCCGCAAAGTGTTACCTTTAATAACACTACAGGAGGTACAACTTCTTATGCTGGCCCTCAGATGGTAACTTTTGATCCAGGTACACACAAACCAATGGGCAGTCTTACTGCCGCTTTAGTAGTGAAGCCCTTGGGGACATTTAAGGTTAAATTGAGAGATGCTACTCCTCAACAGATGGATTTTGATAATCTTAGAAGATTCAGTAGTGCTCCAAGAGTCGAAGGTACTTCATATAGCGTAACTGCTGCTAAAAATACAAATACAGGAAATATTAAGCAGCTAGGTGTTTTGGCGTTAGATGCCAATGGTAATCAGATCGGAGAAACATATTATGTTGTGGCTCCACATTTTACCACAGGTAATATTCCAGATGCTCATGTAAATTCGGTACAGGCAATGACTACTACCTCTGCAATCATTCAGACATTTGAAGAAACTGCTAATGGTAGTATTGATCCTAACTATTCTTCTGCTTACAGATTATATATTAATGAAGCAAATGAGTCAAATTATCTTGGGAAAAGAATTGACCTAAGTGTTTTCGGACAAAATGTAGCCTCTCTAAAATTTGAAATTAGAGATAACGTTAATTTAGTTCCTGCTGCTACGCATTTATTGTCTGGTGGTACTGGTTTCTATTATACTGTAGCAAATGGACAGGCAGTGCAAATTAGTCAAGGTGATGTGATTCCTGTAACAAATTCTAGCTATGGTCTGTATTATGGCGCACCTCAAAATGTTACATTAGACACTAACGAGGCTAAACCACTATCTAGAACGGTAGTTGTATACAATCCTAATATCAAAAATTATATCGTTAGATTTGATCCGGCATGGAAGTCTGCTTCAGTTGAAGTTTTCGATGCAAGTGGAAAGCTTGTTATTTCAGAAAAATCAGTAAAAGCTGATGCTGACTATGTGATCAGACTTGATTCTACATTAAAAACAGTATATGTAGTAAAAGTTGTTGGGAATGACGGAAATATTGTAAATACAAAAATATTAATCAAATAA